One window from the genome of Mumia sp. ZJ1417 encodes:
- a CDS encoding ABC transporter ATP-binding protein, which yields MLTIANLTTTYGPVRALDAVDMTVETGRITAVLGANGAGKTSLLRTVSGLVRPTSGTITLDGTDITGAPVESMVHRGMAHVPEGRGVIAELTVEENLRLGARGAAKRPDDVPAPVRSLDDAYQLFPVLGDRRSAQAHTLSGGERQMLVIARALLSRPTLLLLDEPSLGLAPRIVAQIFDLIRRLVADSGLTVLLVEQNARSALSIAHTGVVLNLGKVVVTESAEVLRNDAALRHSYLGF from the coding sequence GTGCTCACGATCGCCAACCTCACCACCACGTACGGGCCGGTCCGTGCTCTCGACGCCGTCGACATGACGGTCGAGACCGGACGCATCACGGCGGTGCTCGGCGCCAACGGTGCCGGCAAGACCTCGCTGCTGCGGACCGTGTCCGGGCTCGTCCGCCCGACGTCGGGAACGATCACGCTCGACGGCACCGACATCACCGGCGCGCCCGTCGAGTCGATGGTGCACCGCGGGATGGCCCACGTCCCCGAGGGCCGCGGCGTCATCGCCGAGCTCACCGTGGAGGAGAACCTTCGCCTCGGCGCCCGCGGCGCAGCCAAACGTCCGGACGACGTGCCGGCTCCGGTCCGCTCGCTCGACGACGCCTATCAGCTGTTCCCCGTGCTCGGCGACCGCCGCAGCGCGCAGGCGCACACGCTGTCCGGCGGCGAGCGTCAGATGCTCGTCATCGCACGTGCCCTGCTGTCGCGGCCGACGCTACTGCTCCTCGACGAGCCCTCGCTGGGTCTCGCTCCGCGGATCGTGGCGCAGATCTTCGATCTGATCCGCCGCCTGGTCGCCGACTCCGGCCTCACGGTGCTCCTCGTCGAGCAGAACGCCCGCAGCGCCCTGTCCATCGCGCACACCGGTGTCGTGCTCAACCTCGGCAAGGTCGTCGTGACCGAGTCCGCCGAGGTCCTGCGCAACGACGCCGCGCTCCGTCACTCATACCTCGGGTTCTGA
- a CDS encoding branched-chain amino acid ABC transporter permease, with protein sequence MTDDIQKLVNVLLNGLTQGIVIAAFALALVLIFRSTRIINFAQGSQAMFTTYIALALLNQDFPYWAAFAGALAAGFVIGALLERVVIRPLEDGMELNIVIATLGLYVAIQALAAILFGSDYQSFPSPFGMAGFQAGDLNLALTPTSIFVVCTVGVVVVGLTLLFQKTQLGLTMRAAAFDGEVSRILGIKVSHLLTFGWALAGLVGSVAGILVATGTFIYPSYMETLIAFGFIAAVIGGLDSPVGAVVGGLLLGVVNSVVSGYVASGLVTMAAFVLLIVVLLLKPGGLFSSTKARRV encoded by the coding sequence ATGACCGACGACATCCAAAAGCTCGTCAACGTCCTGCTCAACGGACTCACCCAGGGCATCGTGATCGCCGCGTTCGCGCTCGCCCTCGTGCTGATCTTCCGGTCGACCCGGATCATCAACTTCGCTCAGGGCTCGCAGGCGATGTTCACCACCTACATCGCCCTGGCGCTGCTCAACCAGGACTTCCCCTACTGGGCTGCATTCGCGGGCGCGCTCGCCGCCGGCTTCGTGATCGGCGCCCTGCTCGAGCGGGTCGTCATCCGACCGCTCGAGGACGGCATGGAGCTCAACATCGTCATCGCGACCCTCGGTCTGTACGTGGCGATCCAGGCGCTGGCCGCGATCCTGTTCGGGTCCGACTACCAGTCGTTCCCGTCGCCCTTCGGCATGGCCGGGTTCCAGGCCGGCGACCTCAACCTCGCGCTCACGCCGACCAGCATCTTCGTCGTCTGCACGGTCGGTGTCGTCGTCGTCGGACTCACGCTGCTGTTCCAGAAGACGCAGCTCGGGCTCACGATGCGCGCGGCGGCCTTCGACGGCGAGGTCTCACGCATCCTCGGGATCAAGGTCTCGCACCTGCTCACCTTCGGGTGGGCGCTGGCCGGTCTCGTCGGGTCGGTCGCCGGGATCCTCGTGGCGACGGGCACCTTCATCTATCCGAGCTACATGGAGACGTTGATCGCGTTCGGGTTCATCGCCGCGGTCATCGGCGGGCTCGACAGCCCGGTCGGCGCCGTCGTCGGTGGCCTCCTGCTCGGCGTGGTCAACTCCGTCGTCTCCGGGTACGTGGCCTCCGGACTCGTCACGATGGCCGCGTTCGTCCTCTTGATCGTCGTCCTGCTGCTCAAGCCCGGGGGTCTCTTCTCCAGCACGAAGGCCAGGAGGGTCTGA